In bacterium, a single genomic region encodes these proteins:
- a CDS encoding plastocyanin/azurin family copper-binding protein gives MRRLIGIVLAVGLLLLVPLPPRASAAKTWIVRAGAAATNQADQALLFLPKEITVDEGDSVQWTLAASEHTIFFPAGGKAPDLIIPGKSKGQVLWNPVVFFASPKKPYDGAGTISGGALLTDPQAPKSYTASFTKAGTYKYLCMFHPGMEGTVTVQPAGSPYPMTQAQYDQMATAQAQAALTKAAALRAAMKPTVAMTGGKRTYTMSLPGSMHDGVTVYRFPVQTLTINRGDTVTWVMQDPTELHTVSFGVGKRYFDIATMIPAKQGPPTLLVTPQVMTPSGGGVHRGAGFYNSGFMTTDGPGVRSYSLTFTKPGTFEYVCAVHDGFGMKATVVVR, from the coding sequence ATGAGGAGACTGATCGGCATTGTATTGGCCGTTGGGCTGCTGTTACTCGTTCCGCTACCGCCTCGGGCGAGCGCCGCGAAGACGTGGATCGTGCGGGCCGGGGCCGCGGCCACGAACCAAGCGGATCAGGCGCTGCTGTTTCTCCCGAAGGAGATCACCGTCGATGAGGGGGATTCCGTCCAGTGGACACTGGCCGCCTCCGAGCACACCATCTTCTTCCCCGCGGGAGGGAAGGCGCCGGACCTGATCATTCCCGGCAAGAGCAAGGGGCAGGTGTTGTGGAACCCGGTCGTGTTCTTTGCATCGCCGAAGAAACCGTACGACGGTGCGGGAACTATTAGCGGCGGTGCGCTGCTGACCGATCCGCAGGCTCCGAAGAGCTACACGGCGAGCTTCACGAAAGCCGGGACCTACAAGTACCTTTGCATGTTTCACCCGGGAATGGAGGGGACCGTTACCGTCCAGCCGGCCGGCAGTCCCTATCCGATGACGCAGGCACAATACGATCAGATGGCGACGGCGCAGGCGCAGGCGGCGCTGACCAAGGCCGCGGCCCTTCGGGCGGCAATGAAGCCCACGGTTGCGATGACCGGCGGAAAGCGTACCTACACCATGAGCCTCCCGGGCTCGATGCACGACGGGGTCACAGTGTATCGGTTCCCCGTCCAAACGTTGACGATCAACCGAGGCGATACCGTGACTTGGGTCATGCAAGACCCGACCGAACTGCACACGGTTTCGTTTGGCGTCGGGAAGCGCTATTTCGACATCGCGACGATGATCCCGGCGAAGCAGGGTCCGCCCACGCTGCTGGTCACACCGCAGGTTATGACCCCGTCGGGCGGCGGCGTTCACCGCGGCGCGGGGTTCTACAATTCCGGGTTCATGACGACGGACGGCCCAGGCGTTCGGAGCTACAGCCTCACATTCACGAAGCCGGGCACGTTCGAGTACGTCTGCGCTGTGCACGATGGCTTCGGGATGAAAGCGACGGTCGTGGTGCGGTAA
- a CDS encoding cupin domain-containing protein, with amino-acid sequence MANGMKVQKLETKSHDTPDEVRAPNKTRLEVVRLGDFTLGRMTLQPGWRWSECIKPVVKTDTCQMAHVGYAVSGRLTIKMNDGTQRSITSGMSYTIPPGHDAWVEGGEPFVGIEVMSAEHFAKPS; translated from the coding sequence GTGGCGAATGGGATGAAGGTCCAGAAACTGGAGACAAAGTCGCACGATACGCCGGACGAAGTACGGGCTCCAAACAAGACACGTCTCGAAGTTGTCCGGCTGGGGGACTTCACGCTGGGCCGGATGACCCTTCAGCCCGGCTGGCGGTGGTCGGAATGCATTAAGCCGGTCGTCAAGACCGACACTTGTCAGATGGCGCATGTTGGTTATGCCGTCTCTGGTCGCCTGACGATCAAGATGAACGACGGCACCCAGAGATCAATCACGTCCGGGATGTCCTACACGATCCCACCGGGGCACGACGCCTGGGTAGAGGGTGGGGAGCCGTTCGTCGGAATCGAAGTGATGAGCGCGGAGCACTTCGCGAAACCCAGCTGA
- a CDS encoding PAS domain S-box protein: protein MKKGPRVEDAIGANQRAGSPLSHAARRFSVSRTPESPDAYRTLFENLPVGVYRSSLSGVLLDVNPALVHLLGYPDRETLLQVPIKDILPDAGQRRQLAKAIGQTGSISDFDATLRRADGGALAVLVSIFAQRRPDGCVCCLEGIVVDVTAQRHRDERIGLQAAALAAAADGIVITDSKGAIEWVNPAFTRLTGYTFAEAVGRNPRLLKSGRHDAAFYATLWTTIQSGQVWHGETTNRRKDGTVYTEEQTIAPVVDRAGQIAHFIAIKHDITARKNAEETRQRLAAILEATPDFVGTATADGKPMYLNRGGRRLLGVGDESVEDFAQETIFDAYPERLREFIRRDAVPAAIRDGQWHGESTLLRRDGGEIPVSQVLIAHTAPDGTVEFLSTIMRDITERKQTEDQLHRQVERLAALREIDIAITSSTDLRVTLDVILDKIITLLEVNAVDVLLLNPHTQTLDYAAGRGFRTGALGKTRLWLGQGHAGQAAIDQRPVIVPNLVDTPLLRASLIAGEGFMAYVAVPLVAKGVAKGVLECFTRVPKTFDAPWLDLLETFAGQTAIAVDNATLLSDLTRSNNDLTLAYEVTLEGWSRALDLRDSDAKGHSQRVSEITLRVARALGMRPAELGHIRRGALLHDIGKMGIPDAILLKQGPLTDEEWQIIRRHPASAYELLQPIPYLREAVDIPYCHHERWDGSGYPRGLRGEQIPVAARIFAIADTWDALLNNRPYRAAWSHERAVRHIQEQAGRAFDPKIVDVFLNLEKTGDLAV from the coding sequence ATGAAGAAGGGTCCACGGGTTGAGGACGCGATCGGCGCAAACCAACGCGCCGGCAGCCCCCTATCCCACGCCGCGCGGCGATTCAGCGTGAGCCGTACTCCAGAATCCCCGGACGCGTACCGGACTCTCTTTGAGAACCTTCCCGTCGGAGTGTATCGCAGTTCACTCTCGGGCGTGCTGCTCGACGTCAATCCCGCTTTGGTGCACCTGTTGGGGTATCCCGATCGCGAGACTCTGCTGCAAGTGCCGATCAAGGACATACTCCCCGACGCCGGGCAGCGGCGGCAACTCGCTAAAGCTATAGGGCAGACGGGATCCATCTCCGACTTTGACGCCACCCTTCGCCGCGCCGATGGCGGTGCGCTCGCAGTACTCGTCAGCATCTTTGCACAGCGTCGTCCGGACGGGTGCGTGTGCTGCCTTGAGGGCATCGTCGTCGATGTCACGGCCCAGCGGCATCGCGACGAGCGCATTGGGCTGCAGGCGGCAGCGCTTGCGGCTGCCGCAGACGGCATCGTCATCACCGACTCGAAGGGCGCGATCGAGTGGGTCAACCCCGCCTTCACCCGGCTGACCGGCTATACGTTCGCGGAAGCGGTCGGCCGCAATCCAAGACTGCTCAAGTCCGGGCGCCACGATGCGGCGTTCTATGCGACGCTCTGGACCACAATTCAGTCGGGGCAAGTCTGGCACGGTGAAACGACCAATCGTCGAAAAGACGGCACGGTCTATACGGAAGAACAGACAATTGCGCCGGTAGTCGATCGCGCGGGCCAAATTGCCCACTTCATCGCCATCAAGCATGACATCACCGCTCGGAAGAACGCCGAAGAGACGCGGCAGCGACTCGCCGCAATCCTCGAGGCGACACCCGACTTCGTGGGCACTGCCACCGCGGACGGCAAACCGATGTATCTGAACCGCGGGGGCCGGCGGTTGCTCGGTGTCGGGGACGAGAGCGTCGAGGACTTCGCGCAAGAGACAATCTTTGACGCCTACCCGGAGCGATTGAGAGAGTTCATTCGGCGCGACGCTGTTCCCGCGGCGATACGTGACGGACAATGGCACGGCGAGTCGACGTTGTTGCGCCGCGATGGGGGCGAGATTCCCGTCTCTCAGGTTTTGATCGCACACACGGCGCCGGATGGAACCGTGGAGTTCCTCTCCACAATCATGCGCGACATTACGGAGCGGAAGCAGACCGAGGACCAATTACACCGCCAGGTCGAGCGGTTGGCCGCGCTTCGGGAGATCGATATCGCGATCACGTCGAGCACGGACCTGCGGGTGACCCTCGACGTCATTCTCGACAAGATCATCACTCTGCTGGAGGTCAACGCCGTCGACGTCTTGTTGTTGAACCCGCATACGCAGACGCTTGACTATGCGGCGGGCCGCGGTTTTCGCACCGGCGCGCTCGGGAAGACGCGGCTGTGGCTGGGTCAAGGGCACGCCGGACAGGCGGCGATTGACCAACGGCCCGTAATTGTTCCCAATTTGGTGGACACCCCGTTGCTCCGCGCGTCGTTGATCGCCGGCGAAGGGTTCATGGCGTATGTAGCCGTCCCCTTGGTCGCCAAGGGGGTGGCGAAGGGTGTCCTGGAGTGCTTCACCCGGGTGCCGAAGACTTTCGATGCGCCGTGGCTGGATCTATTGGAGACATTTGCCGGGCAGACGGCGATTGCCGTGGACAATGCGACGCTCTTAAGCGACCTAACGCGGTCCAATAACGATCTCACGTTGGCCTACGAGGTCACGCTGGAAGGATGGTCGCGTGCCCTTGATTTGCGCGACAGCGACGCCAAGGGGCACAGTCAACGCGTATCCGAGATCACGTTGCGGGTGGCCCGCGCGCTCGGCATGAGGCCGGCGGAACTCGGGCACATCCGGAGAGGAGCGCTCTTGCACGATATTGGCAAGATGGGGATCCCCGATGCGATTCTCCTGAAGCAAGGTCCGTTAACCGACGAGGAATGGCAGATCATACGGCGCCATCCGGCGTCCGCCTATGAACTGCTACAGCCGATCCCGTACCTGCGCGAGGCTGTCGATATCCCCTATTGCCACCATGAACGGTGGGACGGCAGCGGGTACCCTCGGGGCCTCCGGGGCGAGCAAATTCCCGTCGCCGCTCGGATTTTCGCGATCGCCGACACTTGGGATGCTCTGCTAAACAATCGTCCGTACCGCGCAGCCTGGAGCCATGAGCGTGCCGTGCGACATATACAGGAGCAAGCAGGGAGAGCCTTCGACCCCAAGATAGTGGACGTGTTTCTCAACCTTGAAAAGACCGGGGATCTTGCGGTGTAA
- a CDS encoding diguanylate cyclase — translation MARDAPRMTREPPTIRQDTQRGRDTDVDPAASSGRRRGRDAAWSDAAVLGVLALALFISADMFNLHEVLTGLVGAKTMERYQVDELFIVFTLLGFGLMAFGYRRWRETYRIIVRYEDAERDLRDSEGRLRQILHELPVAVLVRRADGSVAYQNDLAVKLLGASLAASPRDSIMGAHLYRAGSPEPYPTDALPDVRALKGERIALNDVEARHGTDIRNLNSLALPILDSLGHITHAVVVAGDVTDQQRADLALHETADRLATTVATLSRHTADMSALSEMVHLLQLCPTLPDAYAVIPRSIQRLLPGASGVVYILDPSRTALEAAVGWGAQAPAAQAFKPDDCWAVRRGQAHVVAGPEGALVCPHVAHVPDGGYACVPLRARGESIGVLFVAGPRRPFEAAGVERTGSAEEAGVSVALIGEHLGLALANLRLWETLRTQSIRDPLTGLYNRRFMEDAFERELYRAGRGHHPVGCAMFDLDHFKQFNDTFGHQAGDTLLKELGRLLRSVTRHNDIVCRYGGEEFVWILPDAPRDETLRRAEQFRTAVASMTVTHLGRGLGSITVSLGISMFPEHGETVETLLRLADMALYKAKVGGRDRIETAVA, via the coding sequence GTGGCGCGAGACGCGCCGAGGATGACAAGGGAGCCGCCGACGATTCGACAGGACACCCAGCGCGGACGGGATACAGACGTGGACCCTGCCGCTAGTTCCGGCAGGCGTCGGGGGCGCGATGCGGCTTGGTCGGATGCCGCGGTCCTCGGCGTCCTGGCCCTCGCTCTGTTCATCAGCGCAGATATGTTCAACCTCCATGAAGTCCTGACCGGCTTGGTCGGCGCGAAAACCATGGAGCGCTATCAAGTCGACGAGTTGTTTATCGTATTCACACTCCTCGGGTTCGGCCTTATGGCCTTCGGGTACCGCCGGTGGCGCGAGACCTATCGAATAATCGTACGGTACGAGGACGCGGAGAGAGACCTACGTGACAGTGAAGGCCGGCTCCGCCAGATTCTCCATGAGCTGCCTGTGGCCGTGCTCGTCCGACGTGCCGACGGATCCGTTGCCTACCAAAACGACCTGGCGGTGAAGCTGCTGGGGGCGTCCCTGGCGGCCTCGCCGCGGGACTCGATCATGGGCGCGCATCTCTACCGAGCCGGATCGCCGGAACCCTACCCTACCGACGCGCTGCCCGATGTGCGCGCCCTCAAAGGCGAACGGATCGCGCTCAACGACGTCGAGGCCCGGCACGGGACCGACATCCGGAATCTCAACAGTCTGGCCCTACCGATCCTGGACTCGCTTGGTCACATTACCCATGCCGTCGTGGTGGCCGGCGACGTGACGGATCAGCAGCGGGCGGACCTGGCCCTTCATGAGACCGCCGATCGTTTGGCGACAACCGTGGCTACCCTGAGCAGGCATACCGCTGACATGAGCGCTCTATCCGAAATGGTACATCTCCTGCAGTTGTGCCCCACGCTCCCGGACGCGTACGCCGTTATCCCTCGAAGCATCCAGCGGCTGTTGCCCGGCGCATCCGGCGTCGTGTATATCTTGGACCCGTCCCGGACGGCGCTCGAGGCCGCCGTGGGTTGGGGTGCGCAAGCACCTGCGGCGCAAGCGTTCAAGCCCGACGACTGCTGGGCGGTGCGGCGGGGGCAGGCGCACGTCGTCGCTGGTCCGGAGGGGGCGTTGGTGTGCCCGCACGTCGCGCACGTACCGGACGGCGGCTATGCCTGCGTGCCGCTAAGGGCCCGCGGCGAGTCGATCGGCGTTCTGTTTGTCGCCGGCCCGCGGCGCCCGTTCGAGGCCGCCGGGGTCGAACGAACGGGGTCTGCCGAAGAAGCCGGCGTATCCGTCGCGCTCATCGGGGAACATTTGGGCCTCGCGCTTGCAAACCTGCGCTTGTGGGAGACTCTGCGGACCCAATCGATCCGGGATCCTCTGACCGGACTCTACAACCGCCGATTCATGGAGGACGCCTTCGAGCGGGAGTTGTACCGCGCCGGCCGCGGTCATCATCCGGTCGGGTGCGCGATGTTCGATCTCGATCACTTCAAACAGTTTAACGACACGTTTGGGCACCAGGCCGGCGATACGTTGTTGAAAGAGCTTGGCCGCCTGCTGCGATCTGTGACACGTCACAACGATATCGTGTGCCGGTACGGTGGCGAGGAGTTCGTGTGGATCCTACCGGATGCGCCGCGCGACGAGACCTTGCGCCGGGCTGAGCAGTTTAGAACCGCCGTCGCGAGTATGACCGTGACGCATCTCGGGCGAGGTTTGGGATCAATTACCGTCTCGCTCGGGATATCGATGTTTCCGGAGCACGGTGAGACGGTGGAAACGCTGCTGCGACTCGCAGACATGGCCCTATACAAGGCGAAGGTGGGTGGGCGGGACCGAATCGAAACCGCTGTTGCGTGA
- a CDS encoding GNAT family N-acetyltransferase — translation MPPPVLRPAAAADLEEVAEVFLASRRDALPYLPELHTNDETRRWIAHRVFRDGGMWVAVADGRILGFAALNAARNMLDHLYVRPGCYGGGVGSALLARAKELSAGRLRLFTFQRNVRARAFYEARGFAVVDLNDGSRNEEGEPDVLYEWVRSNET, via the coding sequence ATGCCCCCGCCGGTGCTGCGGCCCGCGGCCGCGGCGGATCTCGAAGAGGTGGCCGAAGTCTTTCTCGCATCCCGCCGCGACGCGCTGCCATACCTCCCCGAGCTGCACACCAACGACGAGACGCGTCGCTGGATCGCCCATAGGGTTTTTCGCGACGGCGGCATGTGGGTGGCCGTCGCGGACGGCCGCATTCTGGGGTTCGCCGCGCTCAACGCGGCGCGGAACATGCTCGACCACCTCTACGTGCGGCCGGGATGTTACGGCGGCGGCGTGGGCAGCGCGCTGCTCGCCAGGGCGAAGGAACTCAGCGCCGGACGGCTGCGGCTGTTTACGTTTCAGCGCAACGTGCGCGCCCGGGCGTTCTACGAGGCCCGGGGGTTTGCGGTCGTGGACCTCAACGACGGATCCCGCAACGAAGAGGGCGAGCCCGACGTCTTGTACGAGTGGGTGCGGTCGAATGAAACTTGA
- a CDS encoding sensor domain-containing diguanylate cyclase — MTEGPGSSSLRGHSDKALAFLARLATELTVVLSFGELVDGTLEMLSEEAGFDSCTVGLIDEAKDVLTMVGAAGLRIPFKGLTVPHGRSLNWTVVESRQPLYVPDMHGDARVYRQRDDIRSGIYAPLMVRGRVIGVLSAHRSAVDAFQPEDLDVLTVVARYLAGAIEVSRLYGELRSLASTDELTQLPNRRSILERFGAELSRAARDAQPLSVAIVDLDDLKQINDALGHQVGDSVLVHVADLLRLGIRAHDIAGRLAGDEFILLFPNTDRDQAETVLRRLERIDATGSGQPGDRAMRLSWGLATWPDDGGAVDALMAAADRELYRMKRAHSAERPPFAAIAETLSISPVEQSADAGGVTLSQDEP; from the coding sequence ATGACGGAGGGGCCCGGCTCGTCGTCTTTGCGCGGTCATTCCGACAAGGCGCTGGCCTTCCTCGCGCGTCTCGCGACGGAGCTGACAGTCGTGCTCAGCTTCGGGGAACTGGTGGACGGCACGCTCGAGATGCTCAGCGAAGAAGCAGGGTTCGACTCGTGCACCGTGGGTCTCATCGACGAGGCCAAGGACGTTCTCACGATGGTGGGCGCCGCGGGCCTCCGCATTCCGTTCAAGGGCCTGACGGTTCCACACGGCCGCAGCCTCAACTGGACCGTGGTCGAATCGCGGCAGCCGCTGTACGTGCCGGACATGCACGGCGACGCGCGCGTCTACCGGCAGCGGGACGACATCCGCTCGGGCATTTACGCGCCGCTCATGGTGCGCGGCCGCGTGATCGGGGTGCTGAGCGCTCACCGCAGCGCGGTCGACGCGTTCCAGCCGGAAGACCTCGACGTGTTGACCGTCGTGGCGCGCTATCTCGCCGGTGCGATCGAGGTCTCCCGCCTCTACGGGGAGCTTCGGAGCCTGGCCAGCACGGACGAGCTGACGCAGCTGCCCAACCGCCGCTCGATTCTGGAGCGTTTCGGCGCCGAGCTGAGCCGCGCGGCGCGCGACGCACAGCCGCTCAGCGTGGCGATCGTGGACCTCGACGACCTGAAGCAGATCAACGACGCGTTGGGGCACCAAGTCGGCGATTCCGTGCTGGTGCATGTGGCCGACCTGCTGCGGCTGGGGATCCGCGCGCACGACATCGCGGGACGGCTCGCCGGCGACGAATTCATCCTGCTGTTCCCCAACACGGACCGCGACCAGGCCGAAACGGTCCTGCGCCGGCTGGAGCGGATCGACGCGACCGGGTCCGGCCAGCCCGGCGATCGGGCGATGAGGTTGTCGTGGGGGCTCGCGACCTGGCCGGACGACGGGGGGGCCGTGGACGCGCTCATGGCGGCCGCCGACCGGGAGCTGTATAGGATGAAGCGTGCGCACTCCGCGGAGCGGCCCCCGTTCGCCGCCATCGCGGAGACCCTCTCCATCTCGCCGGTCGAGCAGTCCGCCGACGCGGGCGGCGTCACGCTCTCGCAGGACGAGCCCTGA
- a CDS encoding bifunctional 4-hydroxy-2-oxoglutarate aldolase/2-dehydro-3-deoxy-phosphogluconate aldolase: protein MEASRALAAILKTRVVPIVRTASAEWAEELGAILVGAGLDIVEITFTVPSAAAVIERLRRRFPSVLVGAGTVTDAAVARRALDAGAQFLLSPALSPGMVEAARRQGMLAVPGAYTPTEILSALEGGTRLIKLFPADIGGPAHLRAVRAPLPAARFLPTGGVRPDNVAEWFAAGAAAVGIGSALVGPGDRPVDAAAVRTRVESLVRALAAQSQQD, encoded by the coding sequence GTGGAGGCATCCCGGGCGCTCGCCGCCATTCTCAAGACCCGCGTCGTCCCGATCGTCCGCACCGCATCCGCCGAGTGGGCCGAAGAACTGGGGGCCATCCTCGTCGGCGCCGGCCTCGACATCGTCGAGATCACCTTCACGGTGCCGAGCGCCGCGGCGGTGATCGAGCGGCTCAGGCGCCGGTTTCCGTCCGTGCTCGTCGGTGCGGGGACGGTGACCGACGCCGCCGTGGCCCGGCGCGCGCTCGATGCGGGGGCGCAGTTTCTGCTGAGTCCGGCACTGTCGCCGGGCATGGTGGAGGCGGCGCGCCGGCAGGGCATGCTGGCCGTGCCGGGAGCGTACACGCCGACCGAAATCCTAAGCGCGCTCGAGGGCGGAACGCGTCTCATCAAGCTGTTCCCGGCGGACATCGGCGGGCCGGCCCACCTCCGCGCGGTGCGGGCCCCGCTGCCGGCCGCGCGGTTCTTGCCGACGGGCGGCGTGCGGCCCGACAACGTCGCCGAGTGGTTCGCCGCGGGCGCCGCGGCGGTCGGCATCGGCTCGGCGCTGGTCGGACCCGGAGATCGCCCGGTCGACGCCGCCGCCGTGCGGACGCGGGTTGAGTCCCTCGTCCGCGCGCTCGCGGCGCAGAGTCAGCAGGACTGA
- a CDS encoding sugar kinase → MATVVGIGEAMIRLAPPAGESLESAPALAVQVGGAEANVCVALARLGTPAAWISRLPATPLGRRIAEAVRAAGVDDTGIMWAAEGTAGVMFLEPAAPPRPGEVFYYRRHSAFAAIAADHVAWSLLDGARVVHLTGITPALGERPREVVARAIAEARARQLLISFDVNYRATLWQPAAAREILTPLLTGLDIVFVNDRDARGVFEARGDAEAVARSLRDRLRCRVLVLTCGEAGAVAADAETVVRQSAFRAEVVDRVGRGDAFAAGFLYGYLARGTGNGLRYGAALAALKQTYTGDFCRATLREVEALLRGEEHGLRR, encoded by the coding sequence GTGGCGACCGTGGTGGGCATCGGTGAGGCGATGATCCGGCTCGCGCCGCCGGCCGGCGAGTCGCTCGAATCCGCGCCGGCGCTGGCGGTGCAGGTGGGCGGCGCCGAAGCCAACGTGTGCGTCGCGCTCGCGCGTCTCGGCACGCCGGCCGCATGGATCTCGCGGCTGCCGGCCACTCCGCTCGGCCGGCGCATCGCCGAGGCGGTGCGCGCCGCCGGCGTCGACGATACCGGCATCATGTGGGCGGCCGAGGGGACGGCCGGCGTGATGTTTTTGGAGCCGGCCGCGCCGCCGCGCCCGGGCGAGGTGTTCTACTACCGGCGCCATTCGGCGTTCGCCGCGATCGCGGCGGATCACGTGGCGTGGTCCCTCCTCGACGGCGCGCGGGTGGTGCACCTCACCGGCATCACGCCCGCGCTGGGCGAGCGGCCCCGGGAGGTCGTGGCGCGCGCGATCGCGGAGGCCCGCGCGCGTCAGCTGCTGATCTCGTTCGACGTCAACTACCGGGCGACGCTGTGGCAGCCGGCGGCGGCGCGCGAGATCCTGACGCCGCTGCTTACGGGGCTCGACATCGTGTTCGTGAACGACCGGGACGCGCGCGGCGTGTTCGAGGCGCGGGGCGACGCCGAGGCTGTCGCGCGCTCGCTGCGGGACCGTCTACGCTGCCGCGTCCTCGTTCTGACCTGCGGCGAGGCGGGGGCGGTCGCCGCGGACGCCGAGACGGTTGTGCGGCAGTCCGCGTTCCGTGCGGAGGTGGTGGACCGCGTGGGCCGGGGCGACGCGTTTGCGGCGGGATTTCTCTACGGCTACCTCGCGCGGGGCACCGGCAACGGCCTCCGGTACGGCGCGGCGCTCGCCGCGCTCAAGCAGACCTACACGGGTGATTTTTGCCGCGCGACGCTGCGGGAGGTCGAAGCGCTGCTGCGCGGCGAGGAGCACGGCCTCCGGCGGTAG
- a CDS encoding phage holin family protein produces the protein MRDAIDDGRRTAGEDAGAADSTGTILRRLFHNLGLMTQVYALAAARDLRLAVRDIVLAIVLLGTVMMLGFYLLALLVAAAVLALGQVVPAWGAALIVFGGVALAMGLLLLIMAARLRRIVARMRTTVQAAKEDARWFRTRILRID, from the coding sequence ATGCGGGACGCAATCGACGACGGGCGGCGGACCGCGGGCGAGGACGCGGGCGCTGCGGACTCGACCGGCACGATCCTCCGCCGTCTCTTTCACAACCTCGGCCTCATGACGCAGGTGTACGCTCTCGCCGCGGCCCGGGATCTCCGCCTCGCGGTTCGCGACATCGTGTTGGCGATCGTGCTGCTCGGCACCGTGATGATGCTCGGATTCTATCTGCTCGCGCTGCTCGTCGCCGCGGCCGTGCTGGCGCTCGGCCAGGTGGTGCCGGCCTGGGGCGCGGCGCTCATCGTCTTCGGCGGCGTGGCGCTGGCCATGGGCCTCTTGCTGCTGATCATGGCCGCGCGCCTCCGGCGCATCGTGGCGCGCATGCGCACCACGGTCCAAGCCGCAAAGGAGGATGCCCGGTGGTTCCGCACGCGGATCCTTCGGATCGACTAG
- a CDS encoding FAD-dependent oxidoreductase: protein MTETERHVAVVGAGPAGLAATGEVQAAGARVLLIEERPVLGGRAVLVPGARGLTEGLMRNLGTAEVWRSSPVWAIAGRALGVLRAQRVDTVAALAVVLATGAPEVMTPFPGWTLRGVLTLEAGWDAVRAGRVTAESGPAVVVARGEHAALATRLAERGIAVTLVAADRPNGVPAAIPVTTGALTEARGDGAVEEAVLDDGAALPCRLLCVESPRVPAIELARLAGSPCVYQPLLGGFVPRYDPMLALHGPTPALFVAGDAAGVDTPRAAAESGRLAARAALRLLGLLEDPDAKIAEARARLAAASAPLRHAAREALMLGVVPDETIEAWTPRPDTIMCACEGVRLDALRDAAVSGAVAPDALAALTGCGLGECRWRRCGGPVVRWLSEFSQTPAGRIPLPALWPPLRPLPLGALLPSDADSGDGHA, encoded by the coding sequence ATGACGGAGACCGAACGGCACGTCGCCGTGGTCGGGGCGGGCCCGGCCGGACTTGCGGCGACCGGCGAGGTGCAGGCGGCCGGCGCCCGCGTCCTGTTGATCGAGGAGCGGCCGGTGCTGGGCGGCCGCGCGGTCCTCGTGCCCGGCGCCCGCGGCCTGACCGAAGGTCTCATGCGGAACCTCGGCACGGCCGAGGTGTGGCGGAGCAGTCCGGTGTGGGCGATCGCCGGCCGCGCGCTCGGCGTGCTGCGTGCGCAGCGCGTCGACACGGTTGCCGCCCTCGCGGTCGTGCTCGCCACCGGAGCGCCGGAAGTGATGACCCCCTTCCCCGGGTGGACGCTTCGCGGCGTACTCACGCTCGAGGCCGGCTGGGACGCCGTTCGCGCCGGCCGCGTCACGGCTGAATCCGGGCCGGCGGTCGTGGTCGCGCGCGGCGAGCATGCGGCGCTCGCGACCCGCCTCGCGGAGCGGGGGATCGCGGTCACGCTCGTGGCGGCCGACCGGCCGAACGGCGTGCCCGCGGCGATTCCGGTGACCACCGGTGCGCTCACCGAAGCGCGCGGCGACGGCGCGGTCGAAGAGGCGGTCCTCGACGACGGGGCCGCGCTTCCGTGCCGGCTGCTCTGCGTCGAGTCGCCGCGCGTCCCCGCGATCGAGCTCGCGCGGCTCGCCGGATCTCCGTGCGTCTACCAGCCGCTGCTCGGCGGCTTCGTGCCGCGCTACGACCCCATGCTGGCTCTGCACGGCCCGACGCCAGCCCTGTTCGTCGCCGGCGATGCGGCCGGGGTGGATACACCGAGGGCCGCCGCCGAGTCGGGACGTCTCGCCGCGCGGGCGGCGCTCCGGTTGCTCGGTCTGCTCGAAGACCCGGACGCCAAGATCGCCGAGGCACGCGCGAGATTGGCCGCCGCGTCCGCCCCCTTGCGCCACGCGGCGCGTGAGGCCCTCATGCTCGGCGTCGTGCCGGACGAGACGATCGAAGCGTGGACGCCGCGTCCGGACACGATCATGTGCGCCTGCGAAGGGGTGCGTCTCGATGCGCTGCGCGACGCGGCGGTGAGTGGCGCGGTGGCGCCCGACGCGCTCGCCGCCCTGACAGGCTGCGGTCTCGGCGAATGCCGGTGGCGGCGCTGCGGCGGGCCGGTGGTGCGGTGGCTGAGCGAATTTTCCCAAACGCCCGCGGGCCGCATTCCCCTTCCGGCGTTGTGGCCGCCGCTGCGGCCGCTGCCGCTCGGAGCACTGTTGCCATCCGATGCGGACTCGGGCGACGGTCATGCCTGA